agtaaacataatcctagtagggaaagtaaacataattctaataggaaaagtaaatatactcctagtagggaaaggattaaaagtaaactatttattcttgggggtggggacacacatgtcctacatcagtctccccttcttgaaaagaactcgtcctcgagttaaGTTCTGACTCCTCTagtggaaaatattcaaaaatgtctGCCACGTTGAATGTTGAGGATATCGCCATTTCTTCTGGAAGATCGATGACATATGCATTGTCGTTAATCTTTTTTAGTACCTTGCATGGACCATACTTCTTATTCCTCAGCTTTCCAGAAGTACCAGTTGGCAGTCGCCCCTTGCGTAGATACACCATCACAAGATCTCCTTCTTGAAAAATCTTCGATCGCCGACCCTTGTCTGCTGCCGTCTTGTACTTAGCATAGGATTCTTCCAGATGCTGACGAACTCCCTCTTGGGTAGCTTTCACCCGTTCTGCTAAATGCTCCGCGGCCACACTTGCACCGGGTAGCTTAGGTAAAGTTGCAAGATCTACTGCAAGTCTCAGAGTTCTTCCATAGACGACTTCAAATGGTGCCTTCCCAGTAGATCGATTCACCATGTTATTGTAGGCAAACTCAGCCTGAGCTAAAGCCAGGTCCCACTGCTTTGGTTTGTCACCTGCAATACATCGAAGTAAATTACCTAGAGTTCGATTAACAACTTCTGTCTGCCCGTCCGTCTGGGGATGGCTTGTGCTACTAAAGTTCAATGCTGTGTCGAACCGCTTCCATAATGTTCGCCAAAAGTGAGACAAGAACTTGGTGTCTCGGTCAGAAGTGATAGACTTTGGGACTCCATGCAATCGAACCACCTCTCGGAAGAATAGATTGGCCACTTGAACAGCATcagatgttttcttgcaagCAACAAAGTGAGCCATTTTGGAAAATCTATCCACAATTACCATTATAGAATCTACTCCTCGTTGGGTTCTCGGGAGacccaatacaaaatccatGGATACATCTTCCCACGGTGCTTCTGGTATTGGTAGAGGCATGTATAATCCCGCATTTTGGGTTTGCCCCTTGGCGACCTGACAAGTCTGGCATCGTCAGACAAAATTACTTACTTCTTTCTTTAGTTGCGACCAGTAATACCGCTCCTCAACTAGAGCAATAGTCTTGTCTCTTCCCAAATGACCACCCAAACCTCCAGCATGTAATTCTCGGATTATCTGTTCCCGTAAGGAACTCCTCGGGATGCACAGCCGATTCCCACGAAATAAATACCCCTCTTGAATATGTATCACAGAAATTGGTTGCCCCGCCTTGCAATGCTTCCAGGTTTCaccaaaatcttcatcttcctcatttAACTCCTTTAGGCACTCGAATCCAGTCACTTCAGCTTTCATGGTGATCAACAGGGTAGCTCGGCAGCTTAAAGCGTCAGCTACACAATTCAATTTTCCCGACTTATgcttgagagaaaaagtgaacCGTTGGATGTAAGAAACCCACCGAGCATGCATCCGATCCATATTCTTTTGACTATTGATGAACTTTAATGCTTGATGGTCGGAATAGAGGATAAACTCTTGTTGGATCAAGTAGTGCTCCCACACCTTGAGGGCTCTCAAGACAGCATAAAGCTCCAACTCATATGTTGACCACTTCTGTCTTGCTTCTCCGAGCTTCTCACTAAAAAATTCTACGGGCTTCCCTTCTTGAGATAACACAGCTCCTATCCCGACGATTGATGCATCACATTCAACTTCAAACAACTTGTCAAAGTCAGGTAAGGCAAGTACAGGTGCTGTGCATagcttttctttgatgattgagAAACTTCGCTCAGCTTCTTCACCCcaattgaattttcctttcttcatacACTCGGTGATCGGTGCTACAATACTGCTGACATTCCGAacgaaccttctatagaaagtTGCTAACCCATGGAAACTTCTTACTTCTCCCACTGACTTGGGTGTGGGCCATTCTCGGATTGctctcaccttctcttcatCCACTCGGATTCCATCGGCACCGACTACAAATCCGAGGAAGAGTAACTGATCCATCATGAAACTACACTTCTTTAAGTTGATGAACAACTTATTTTCACGGAGAACCTCCAACACTTTCCTCACGTGATCCATGTGATCCACCGGGTTGCGACTATAGATAAGAATATCATCGAAATAGACAACGACAAATTTTCCGATAAAAGGTTTCAGTACCTGATTCATGAGTCGCATGAAAGTGCTTGGTGCATTCGAAAAGCCGAAAGGCATCACCATCCACTCATAAAGCCCCTCTTTAGTCTTGAAcgcagttttccattcatctcCCGGTCGTATACGGATTTGGTGATATCCACTCCTCAAGTCAATCTTCGAAAAAATCTTAGCCCCAGATAGCATATCAAACATGTCACCTATTCGGGGAATAGGAAACCGATACTTGACCGTGATCTTGTTGATTGCCCGGCTATCCATGCACATTCGCCAACTCCCATCTTTCTTCGGTACAAGTAGGGCCGGTACTGCGCATGGACTCATACTCTCTCGCAAGTGTCCCTTCCGAATTAACCCCTCTACCTGCTCTTGCAAAATAGCATtctcctttgggctcattcgaTAATGTGGCAAGTTCGGGAGACTTGCTCCCTGCACTAAGTCAATATAGTGCTGGATATCTTTCATGGGGGCAGTCCTTCGGGCATCTCTTCAGGCATGATGTCTTGGAATTCTTCTAACATCGGTCGCATTATCTCAGGAACTTCTTGTGAGACGGAGCCCGGGGTTCCCTTGGTCACCAATGCTATGATGTCTCGGGCCTTCTTAACTTCTTCTATAAATTCTGATCCAGTGGATAGGAGGATCGGCTTTCCCTTAGAATAAGTAGAATTTTCGACTTCCTGTAAAGGTCGAAATGTTATCTTCCGACCATCCCAAAAGATAGTGTAGACATTGGCTCTTCCTTGCTCCTGGGCATTCACGTCAAACTGCCACGGTCTTCCCAGGATTAAGTGGCATGCATCCATCTCGACAACATCACACAAAATAGAATCCGAGTAATGCTTACCGATCGAAAATGTGAAACGACATCTCTCGGTTACTAGTGTCTCGGTTTCCCGCTTGATCCATCCGATCTTATATGGAGTTGGGTGCTTCTCAGTTTTCAAACCCAACTTTGAAACCATCTCCTTCGACACTACGTTCTCCCCGCTACCACTATCAATAATCACATCACATACTCTTTGGTTGACTGTGCAGCGAGTACGAAAAATCTTGTGCCTTTGAGATTGATCATCTTGCCTCGGTGTCAAGAGTAAACGTTGAATTACTAAGGATCGGGAAAGTGGGATTCCCTCATCAGCGTCAGCCAACTCCTCTTCTTCATACTCGGGTGTATCAATATCTCCATTCTCGGACCCTCCCTCTGGCTCAGGTTCGATCAAGTTTACCATCTGCCTTCGGGGACATTGATGCGACCTATGTCCCNNNNNNNNNNNNNNNNNNNNNNNNNNNNNNNNNNNNNNNNNNNNNNNNNNNNNNNNNNNNNNNNNNNNNNNNNNNNNNNNNNNNNNNNNNNNNNNNNNNNtggtccggccaccccattttggccaaggagtggctggaaccaccccatcttttttctccttttttcttttttatttttttattttttttttattttgctttaaaaaaaaacaaaaaaatttaatattaaaaagttGCTGCACCTATCagatggcactgtagctggaacagtgccgttccaacTATAGTGCTGGCCCCATGCTGTTGGCAAACGGGGCCGTTGTATCTCCTTAAAGTGATTTGGGTGGCCTACTGCACAAAGGAATGATTGATCACCATTTTTGAcctttaacttaatttttttgtttttttttatttttttatttttcttttatgcatTGAGATGACATGAATCCATAGTTTCTGAACATTTTACTAGGATTTGCAGACCCAAGATCATAGCAGATCTAGATTAGTTccaaaaaaatgtaattattttttttttttacatgtccgcacaaataaaggaaaagaggaagaataatttaaattaataacttTCATTTCATAAGGCGTGATCTCCAGTGGATTGAACTTGAACAACCATattcaaaaatgacaaattgCCCTAATCATagattactatatatatatccacgatctcttgaaaatgatttttttaaaaaaatatatcgaGAAAGTCTACCATAACATCAACTTCATTGTGAAGACTTAGCCCCAcacttcatttttgttttttgttttttgttttgttttttcaaactATCTACTTTTCAATAACACCCTCACATTCTACCTTCTAagtctttttctattttatttaaatattttcattattcttacttttttttttcatgattacAAAATgacttcaaaattaattaagaggAAATAGAATGGagaataaaaaaactaattaattaattattattattattattttttggcttgttgggtagtgaaaaactcaacaaaaaGTTTAACTAGTCTCGGGAGCTGGATGCACTATCTCGGTGAGATAATTTTTTGCTAGCGTATTAGTCAAATTAGCAAAAAAGTTAATTTGACTAACTAAATGCATACGGACAAAACCGATCGTATCCATCGATTACGGAAGCAAAACCTATCTATCATCTTGACTATCGACTAGAAGCAGAGAATCTGAAATAGAATGTAAGGGAGATGTATTCTTAGCGCAGGTGAGAagtacttattaaaaaatatatatattttttaagtgctttaaaaatatatattattttattaaattggttTGTAAGATTTAATTATTACACGCTCTCAGGGGCGAAATTCACATTATAGAGAATTTcctcaaaacttttgaaaaataatttataagtttataGTTTGTATATATGTGAAGACcctttcaaaattatatatatatatatattaggtaaagtccatatacctctctcaaactaccactcaattgacaatgtctccgccaaattttcaattgtgacaatgtctcatcaaactaccaaaacactGTCAATGTTCTctccaatgacgaaactacccttagtaaataaaaacaaaaaatactaaaacttatagaaaaaacttagaactaaaaaaaataaataaataataaatccaaagggtgaaaattttcaaattaaaaaaaaaatcatttgtataataaaaaaataaaaaaatttgatttttttgttataaaaaatgaagtctttgttttttgttttttgttttttttatttattactttttaagataaaaatttctgttttaaaaaaattaacaattttcgtttaagaaaataaaaattttctttctctaaaacaaaattttttaaaaaaatgtttcttttaaataaaaatttctgtttaaaaaaattcatttgaaaaaaattaaaaattttcgtttcaaaaaatattcattttaaaaaaatatttatctttaaattaaaattttcattttcattttctaaattttaaattttatttattttttaaaaaaaaaaaaaattaaaaataattatttttcattttttttttaaaaaaaaatttaaatttatttattttttgaatttataggagtacttttgttttattgataAATACATAGAGGCATTTTTACCTTTTTGCTACCCTTAGGGAAGAcattgataatattttgatagtttgggtggacattatcacaattaaaagttgGAGAAATGTTAatagtgatagtttgaggaagGTCCGTAGACTTTACCCATATATTTTGTTTGACCTCCAGCTATCACATCTAATCGATCTTATcctttatttaataaatttaataaataatttaattcttCTTTATTAAGTAATAAATTTAAGTCTTCAGTAAAATGCTGCTTGTAGAAATATCAGTAAccctctttttaattttcaccCGTGACAAAAAATCGCGCATGATCATGAAAGTTCTTTAAAAACTTGTTGACTTCTATTACAAAAATCCTTGGAAACATGAACGTGGAGGCTGAGTGGGAGGATTTGGATCCACTAAAATTCttaaaggaaattttagatctaggtcgtatattttttatttaaaggtCATTATTTTGTCACGTATCttattactaataaaataataaatatttattatcttACTAATCGTGGGGACACATAGTAGAACAAtaactattaaataaaaaatatacagcttgaattcaaaatttcaaaaactaaaattttctaaGAATTTTAATAATTCTAGATCCGAGTAGGGGCTGCTTTGTTTCCCACATGAGACAAGGTAGCCGACAGAAACcaacatataataataataataataataattattattattattattattagtattatatTCGTTCTTTCCCTCTCCATCCCAAACCAAATGTCAAAAGCTGGCGTTGACAAGGTGGCGTATTATTGAGTACTTCTAACTACTTTATTCTTATATGGTATGAGGTGGGACAGACAATAGTATTTAGAATtattaaaaggaaaagagtaatattatatattacatcTTCGAACTATTGGATGATATGATAGTATATTGGacaatatgaatcatatgatagtATTTAttagttattgttaaaaaaaaaaatatatccaaaGATAGTTAGATTCTAGGGTCACATCAAGTCAATAGATCATGAAAATAAGATAAGTGTAGTAAATGGCAATTCTCAAGCAAAAGTAGTTGAGTAATGGTAAATACTTTACTCATCTCATTCAGATAATGTGACAATACTCATTTAAGATAAAGGTATAAGTTTCAATTTGGGTTGGATCGGCGCGTCAATCAACGGAGGTTTTTGGAATTGATTTGTTATATTATATACTTGATTAGAAAAAGTAAGGAAACTGTTATCCAAATATAACATAGAGAGATGTCATTATTGGAAACCGATCATGATCTCCATTTTACCAAGAAAAAATAGATGTCATTATCTTTCTTCCGTAAGATTTAGagttgagaaagagagagagagatggatttCTTGAGCTTTGTAATTGGCCTTTGCCTCACCTGGATCTTAATCCAAGTTGCTTTCTCTATGATTCCAAGTAGGAAGTGGAAGGCAAATCACAAAAAGCTTCCACCTGGTCCAAAACCTTTTCCGGTCATGGGAAACCTCTTGGAACTCGATGATCAACCCCACAGGTCCCTAACCAGGCTTGCCAAGGCTCATGGCCCCATAATGAGCCTAAAACTTGGACGAGTAACAACAATAGTCATCTCTTCAGCAGACATAGCCAAAGAAGTCCTCCAAACACATGACCAAATCTTGTCGAACCGAACCATCCCGGACGCACTCCGAGCCCACGGGCACGACATGTTCGGCTTGCCGTGGATCACCGTTTCAAGCAAGTGGAGAAACCTTCGCAAAATATGCAACGGTCAACTATTCTCCAACGCAGCACTTGACGCCAACCAAGATATCCGGCGGAAGAAAGTGCAAGAGCTCCTCGCCGAGACTCGTCAAAGCTGCCTAGCCGGTGAGGCTGTGGAAGTTGGGAGAGCCGCTTTCAAGACTACGCTTAATATGTTATCAAACACCATTCTTTCGGTTGATTTGGCGGACCCGAATTCTGACGCGGCTAGAAAGTTCAAGGAGATCGTGTGGAATATCGTGGAAGAGGTAGGGAAACTCAACATAGCAGATTATTTTCCTTTGCTTCAGAAGTTGGACCCTCAAGGGATAAGGCGGCGCATGACAGTTAACTTCGGGAAGATGATAGACCTCTTTTCCCGCATGATTAACGAACGTTTGCAGTTGAGAAAAGTGTCTGGTTTTGTCACGAACAATGACATGTTAGATACCCTTCTCAACATCAGCGAAGAAAACATTGAACAGATGGACAAGACGACGATGGAACATTTCTTCTTGGTTAGTATTATTACTCTCTATTCATATTgaatatatttcatacaaaatGGGGGAAAGGAACTCATACAATTTATTAGTCTctacaaaattataaatattttttaaacacataagaaatacatattttttttagtataaattGTTAAAAAGACACTTCTCACTTGTTAAGAAATACATAACTTTATTTTAGATACGGAATTGTTGAAAAGCAAATTGTAAATTAACTATATATGATTATGATGAAAGGAGACCATCAAACAAATGATCAGATAAATTAGTTGAGCCCATAAAGTCCCTGAATGGGAGGGCATAATGGCTTAGTAGGAAGGGTGTCGCAAGTGGTTGTACCAGTTGAGCCCATAGGCAGGTCCAAATAATTGCACCGAAGTCTCATAAATTTGGGCGACTTGGCTTTCTCTCAAAACAGCCACTTGGGCAACAGtgtcttctttttgttgttgtgtgatgttttgttttttttttttttttttttttttgtttgtaacaAGACATTTAATAACAAACCAAGGGGCCAAAGGCCTTACAacaggagaaagaaagagaggggagTGGATTCTTTCCACTACATAAGGGGAATGatggagggggaaaaaaaagtgGGAATGCAGCCCGAGACCACTCTTGCCACGGCCCAATAAGCCACATGGTGGGCGCAGAAGTTAGGACTTCTGTGAATTTTCTTTGCCTCTCAAATGGGGGAGGCTGTAAGGAGCAACAAGGAGTTGGCAATCACTGATTGTATATGCCAGTCTAAAGTGATGGAAGGGTTTTGCAAAGCATCTATAATCACCGAGGAGTCACCTTCAAGAGAGAAACTTGTGAGCTTCAAAGAGGCTGCTAATGAGGCAGCAAGCTGAGCTGCAAGAGCTTCACCATAGATGGGATCACATGGAGGATTTATTTGGGAAATAGCCTTAACAATGTGACCCTTTGAATCTCGGCAAACAGCAGCCTGCACTGAAAATTGTTCCCTTATAGCAGTGTCAAAATTGATCTTGTGTGATCCTGCTGGGGGAGGAGACCAGAAAACTTTTACAAAAGGGGAAGAAGACTTCCAAGCTGCTCGGCTAGGAATTTGTCCTATCTTCTGTCCGCTATTCTAGAGTCAAATTTGGTTCAATTTCAACTTTAAATTCTTAtaggtttattttttcattatttttgtagtCAGTCTATGCGGCTGCCACCAAATTGAGGCAGCTAAGCGTAGTCCAACACGGGgctgcttttaaaaaaaaaaaaaaaattaaaagtgaaaaaaaaaacaaaaatgaatttttaatgcttcaaaattcgtttttagattcaaaacaaaaatttaggggtagaaGGTTAACCTTTTATAAATGATATCACCTTAAAGGGATTTAGTCATTCTAAATTTgatgctaatgcctcaaatttagtgctaatgcctcaaatttggttATCCATAATCTCTATTGTAACCTCTTTCCTCttcggttaaaaaaaaaaaaaaaaaatggcagacACTTGGCTGACTCAATTTGGCAGCTGAAAATCTCTACTCTCAATATTTAGACAGTAATTCCTATGCTCAAGTATAGGAATTACCCATCTTAtggcttttcttcttttaatgcAAGTTTTACTAGAAATAGAGGCAATTTTTAACAtcatattttgacaaaaaaataaaaagtaaataacttCTGGTTGTTATTACTTAGGATCTATTTGCTGCTGGCACTGATACAACATCAGCCACATTGGAATGGGCAATGGCAGAGCTACTTCGAAACCCAGAGGCACTATCAAAAGCCAAAACAGAGTTGCAACAAGTAATTGGTGAAGGTCACCCGGTTGAGGAATCGGATATTACTCGTTTACCTTACTTACAAGCAGTAGTGAAAGAAACATTCCGGTTGCATCCGACAGTTCCTTTGTTACTCCCTAGAAAAGCTGAAGAAGATGTAGAAATCAATGGTTATATTATCCCAAAGGGTGCACAAGTGTTAGTGAATGCATGGGCTATAGGCCGAGACCCGAGATTTTGGGAGAATGCAAATTCATTTATACCGGAGAGGTTCTTGGGGTCGGAAATTGATGTTAAAGGCCGAAACTTTGAGATTATACCCTTTGGTAGTGGAAGGAGAATATGTCCTGGTCTGCCATTGGCAATACGAGTGTTGCACTCGATGTTAGGTTCTCTTATCCACACCTTTGATTGGAAGCTTGAAGATGGGGTTAAACGTGAGGACATGAACATGGAAGAAAAGTTTGGCATAACTTTACATCTTGCACATCCTCTAAGAGCTGTCCCTATTCCAGTCTAAAATAGGCTGAAGAATTTACTTTGTTGTAgcttaaaagaagaaaatatgcatatctcaaaaaaggaaaaaaaaaaaaaaaaacattttgtatTAGCATATGTTTGGTGTAttgtactttaattttttgttgaataacAAATAGGGCTTGTGATTTTGATCATGACTTCAAATATAGCCGAGGTTGGAGGTTGTAAAAGAAGGAAGACTTGCTTTTGGCCAGTTTAGTACTACACCCAGAGCTTAATTGGCCAATATTTATTCTATTGTATGTATGTGTATGCATGTGATAGTACTGTGATTTTAAGTCGAGAATGGTTGGGGCATCGTATTTGTTTAATTATGTTATTGTTTAATCATCTCTCACACCGATCGATGGTAATTTGTGGTAATTTAATCTCATCAAATAATCATCAAA
This genomic interval from Corylus avellana chromosome ca3, CavTom2PMs-1.0 contains the following:
- the LOC132176008 gene encoding geraniol 8-hydroxylase-like translates to MDFLSFVIGLCLTWILIQVAFSMIPSRKWKANHKKLPPGPKPFPVMGNLLELDDQPHRSLTRLAKAHGPIMSLKLGRVTTIVISSADIAKEVLQTHDQILSNRTIPDALRAHGHDMFGLPWITVSSKWRNLRKICNGQLFSNAALDANQDIRRKKVQELLAETRQSCLAGEAVEVGRAAFKTTLNMLSNTILSVDLADPNSDAARKFKEIVWNIVEEVGKLNIADYFPLLQKLDPQGIRRRMTVNFGKMIDLFSRMINERLQLRKVSGFVTNNDMLDTLLNISEENIEQMDKTTMEHFFLDLFAAGTDTTSATLEWAMAELLRNPEALSKAKTELQQVIGEGHPVEESDITRLPYLQAVVKETFRLHPTVPLLLPRKAEEDVEINGYIIPKGAQVLVNAWAIGRDPRFWENANSFIPERFLGSEIDVKGRNFEIIPFGSGRRICPGLPLAIRVLHSMLGSLIHTFDWKLEDGVKREDMNMEEKFGITLHLAHPLRAVPIPV